One window of Thioflexithrix psekupsensis genomic DNA carries:
- the nifN gene encoding nitrogenase iron-molybdenum cofactor biosynthesis protein NifN: MAEIIKRHKALSVSPLKASQPVGASLAFLGLNQAMPMMHGSQGCTAFGKVFFVRHFREPIPLQTTALDQVSTIMNPDDSVIEGLRVICEKSKPAIIGLITTGLSETQGTDIRQALKTFRSQNPQFDAIKIVPVNTPDFLGCLESGFAAAVLAMIDYLVPDAQTAGTQPKQRARQVNVLVGSALTPGDVEFLKEVIESFDLRPVMIPDLGDSLDGHVTDIEYTPLTIGGTAVTEFATLGLSAATLVIGRSLHRAADLLKKRTGVEDFRFDTLMGMAAFDDFLMTLQGIAERPVPARYERQRTQLQDALLDTHFMLGQTRVAVAADPDELYGFVRLLQSVGAEVVTAVVPTHVHNGILEDLPLAEVKVGDLEDVELSAQKNHAQLIIGNSHAVISAQRLHIPILRASFPQYDHVGGYQRTWIGYRATRQTLFDLANLILTQHAAHEIKPYHAQYSQKQDHLLSEEFTHALDSTPSQDRGLRH, from the coding sequence ATGGCAGAAATTATCAAACGTCACAAGGCCTTATCTGTTAGTCCGCTCAAGGCCAGTCAACCCGTAGGGGCTTCTTTGGCTTTTCTGGGTTTAAATCAGGCCATGCCGATGATGCACGGTTCACAAGGCTGTACTGCATTTGGTAAAGTTTTTTTTGTGCGCCATTTCCGCGAACCCATTCCCCTGCAAACCACCGCGCTGGATCAAGTCAGCACCATTATGAATCCAGATGACAGTGTAATCGAAGGCTTGCGCGTCATTTGTGAAAAATCTAAACCCGCTATCATTGGTTTAATCACCACGGGATTATCTGAAACACAAGGCACTGACATTCGTCAAGCCCTCAAAACTTTTCGTAGTCAAAACCCCCAGTTTGATGCCATTAAAATTGTCCCTGTAAATACACCTGATTTTTTAGGTTGTTTAGAATCGGGATTTGCTGCGGCCGTGTTGGCCATGATTGATTACCTCGTTCCCGATGCCCAAACCGCTGGCACACAACCCAAACAACGCGCCCGCCAAGTCAATGTGTTGGTCGGATCGGCTTTAACACCCGGTGATGTGGAATTTCTCAAGGAAGTGATTGAAAGTTTTGATTTGCGTCCTGTGATGATTCCCGATCTGGGCGATTCGTTAGACGGCCATGTGACTGACATTGAATACACACCATTAACTATTGGTGGTACAGCGGTGACAGAATTTGCCACATTAGGCTTATCCGCTGCGACGTTGGTGATTGGGCGTTCTTTGCATCGAGCGGCTGATTTGTTGAAAAAACGCACGGGCGTAGAAGATTTTCGTTTTGATACGTTAATGGGAATGGCGGCGTTTGACGATTTTCTCATGACCTTACAAGGCATTGCAGAAAGACCGGTACCTGCGCGTTATGAACGGCAACGTACTCAATTACAAGATGCGTTGTTAGACACGCATTTTATGTTGGGACAAACGCGGGTAGCCGTCGCCGCAGACCCAGATGAGTTGTATGGTTTTGTGCGTTTATTGCAGAGTGTGGGCGCGGAAGTGGTGACTGCGGTGGTGCCAACCCATGTTCATAATGGTATTTTGGAAGATTTGCCGCTGGCTGAAGTCAAAGTGGGAGATTTGGAAGATGTAGAACTCAGTGCGCAAAAAAATCACGCCCAATTGATCATCGGTAATTCGCACGCGGTGATCTCTGCCCAACGTTTACACATTCCCATTTTACGTGCCAGTTTTCCCCAATACGACCACGTCGGCGGTTATCAACGCACGTGGATCGGTTATCGAGCGACGCGACAAACTTTATTTGATCTGGCTAATTTAATTTTAACCCAACATGCCGCGCATGAAATAAAGCCTTATCACGCCCAGTACAGTCAAAAACAGGATCATTTGTTGTCCGAGGAGTTCACTCATGCCCTTGATTCAACGCCGTCTCAAGATCGTGGCTTGCGACACTAA